From Litoribacterium kuwaitense, a single genomic window includes:
- a CDS encoding ribonuclease HII, protein MSETIHDIRRRLKQQSVTPAEINALKQDQRAGVQRLIQSYERKRLLAQKEAERFEQMAAYEKDLRSQGKEWIAGVDEAGRGPLAGPVVAGAAMLTDDFFYPALNDSKKMSPAARKACYTYIMDNALATGVGIVTAEEIDAMNIYKAAQLAMVKAIENMNQRVDHVLVDAMKLAISTPQTKLIKGDQKSISVAAGSVVAKVTRDELMERMAYRYPQYGFHEHMGYGTKKHLEALKAHGPCELHRKSFQPIKELIEQKA, encoded by the coding sequence GTGAGTGAGACCATTCACGATATTCGCCGACGCCTGAAGCAACAGTCTGTAACACCAGCGGAGATCAATGCATTAAAGCAAGATCAACGCGCAGGTGTCCAGCGTCTCATTCAAAGCTATGAACGTAAGCGGCTATTAGCGCAAAAAGAAGCTGAACGGTTTGAACAAATGGCAGCGTACGAAAAAGATTTACGTTCGCAAGGCAAAGAATGGATTGCGGGAGTTGATGAGGCAGGACGAGGGCCGCTTGCAGGCCCTGTCGTCGCAGGTGCTGCTATGTTGACAGATGACTTTTTTTACCCAGCTTTAAATGACTCCAAGAAGATGAGCCCGGCTGCACGCAAAGCTTGCTATACATATATCATGGACAATGCACTTGCCACAGGTGTAGGCATTGTAACAGCAGAAGAAATTGATGCAATGAACATTTATAAAGCTGCACAATTAGCGATGGTTAAAGCAATTGAAAATATGAATCAACGTGTTGACCACGTCCTCGTCGATGCAATGAAGCTCGCCATTTCAACTCCTCAAACAAAGCTGATTAAGGGAGATCAAAAAAGCATCTCTGTCGCTGCCGGTTCGGTTGTTGCTAAGGTGACGAGGGATGAGCTTATGGAACGCATGGCGTATCGTTATCCACAGTACGGGTTTCACGAGCATATGGGGTATGGTACAAAAAAGCATTTAGAAGCGTTAAAGGCGCATGGTCCTTGTGAGCTTCATCGTAAGTCATTTCAGCCAATCAAGGAGCTTATTGAACAGAAAGCGTGA